One genomic window of Desulfuromonas sp. AOP6 includes the following:
- the nuoG gene encoding NADH-quinone oxidoreductase subunit NuoG produces the protein MVNLTIDGKQITVKKSATIYEAAKEAGIDIPVLCYAKKLLPYGACRICLVEVEQMKGRLIPSCTTPVTEGMVVKTTSPDITKVRKTVLEFLLVNHVVECPVCDKAGECDLQDLTFQYEVVKNRFEGEKFNLPTDEVNPLIERNMNRCVLCGKCVRVCDEIVGYGSYSFINRGFETKIATAFDRGLNCEFCGQCVSMCPVGAILPRPFKFKARPWQLSEVDTVCGYCGNGCTVTLGVLNDKVETIRFNDKTGVNDGNLCIRGRFGYGYIHHDDRLRKPLIRKDGQLVEAEWNEAIEAVVKGFNKAGNEKGLGILSGARMTNEELFLLKNLAKTLGTGNLDHSGGECYKGLTEGLMETLGVKASTGTFPQVESCDAILAIRSDFYETHPVFGMVVNQAVKRHDAQLFIVSDKKGKFSKLPHAKTLLGKPGTEIQILNSMAQVLLSEGLAVTDGVEGVEELKAALAKYAPADVAERTGVSVDAIKAAARALAGAKKSAILLAYGLPYAAHSKELAIAAANLSILTGNAGREGSGLYLCGEKSNSQGAIDLAILPEAGAMGAKDMLEAARNGNLSALYVVGEDLLTSYPDRDKVEAALKGLSFLVVQDIFLSPTAQQADVVLPASSFAEKDGTFTNAERRIQRVRKGVSSPGDAKTDFEIFELLSARFGRNISYTAPAAVFADIAANVAEYAGIQLDAVGPQGVVWGGDDLALKKKRVVAVDGPEAPQGDFLLVTGSSLYHSGTMSTRAKGSLSVVAEPYIEFGQEDAKKLQVTDGDVVTVKAEGGQIKLKAKVDRRLPQGVVFAPYHFASAEINRIYKGASAVAVELSK, from the coding sequence ATGGTAAATCTTACTATTGACGGCAAGCAGATTACTGTAAAGAAGTCGGCTACAATCTATGAAGCCGCTAAAGAGGCCGGGATAGACATCCCGGTTCTCTGCTATGCTAAAAAACTCCTTCCTTATGGGGCCTGCAGGATTTGCCTTGTTGAGGTCGAGCAGATGAAGGGTCGCCTGATCCCCTCCTGCACCACACCCGTGACGGAGGGAATGGTTGTAAAGACAACTTCTCCTGATATCACCAAGGTGCGCAAGACAGTTCTTGAATTTCTGCTGGTCAATCATGTTGTGGAGTGTCCTGTCTGTGACAAGGCTGGGGAATGTGATCTGCAGGACCTCACCTTTCAATACGAAGTTGTTAAAAATCGTTTTGAAGGGGAGAAGTTCAATCTGCCTACCGACGAAGTCAATCCTCTTATTGAACGCAACATGAACCGCTGCGTGCTGTGTGGAAAATGCGTTCGCGTTTGCGATGAAATTGTCGGCTACGGTTCCTATTCCTTTATCAATCGCGGCTTTGAAACAAAGATTGCAACAGCCTTTGATCGCGGTCTCAATTGCGAATTCTGCGGTCAGTGTGTTTCCATGTGTCCTGTCGGTGCGATTTTGCCCCGTCCATTCAAATTCAAGGCCAGACCCTGGCAGCTCAGCGAGGTCGATACCGTTTGTGGCTACTGTGGAAACGGTTGTACCGTTACCCTTGGCGTTTTAAACGACAAGGTTGAGACCATCCGCTTTAACGACAAGACGGGAGTCAACGACGGGAATCTTTGTATCCGTGGACGTTTTGGCTACGGCTACATTCACCATGACGATCGGCTCCGTAAACCGCTGATTCGTAAAGACGGTCAGCTCGTCGAAGCTGAATGGAATGAGGCTATTGAGGCCGTTGTGAAAGGTTTTAACAAGGCCGGCAATGAAAAAGGTCTTGGTATCCTCTCTGGTGCCCGAATGACCAATGAGGAGCTTTTCCTTCTGAAAAACCTGGCAAAGACGCTGGGAACCGGCAATCTGGATCATTCCGGCGGTGAGTGCTACAAAGGGCTGACAGAAGGCCTGATGGAGACCCTTGGTGTTAAGGCTTCCACGGGGACTTTCCCACAGGTGGAATCCTGCGATGCCATTCTGGCAATCCGCTCTGATTTTTATGAGACACACCCGGTTTTCGGGATGGTGGTAAACCAGGCGGTCAAACGACACGATGCACAGCTCTTTATCGTTTCTGATAAAAAAGGCAAGTTTTCCAAATTGCCTCATGCTAAAACGCTTCTCGGCAAGCCGGGCACTGAAATTCAGATTCTTAACTCCATGGCTCAGGTTCTTCTGAGCGAGGGGTTGGCAGTTACCGATGGTGTTGAGGGTGTTGAGGAGCTTAAAGCGGCCCTCGCCAAATACGCTCCTGCTGATGTGGCAGAGCGCACTGGAGTGAGTGTCGACGCCATTAAGGCTGCGGCCCGTGCTCTGGCCGGCGCAAAGAAAAGCGCTATTCTGCTGGCTTACGGCCTGCCCTACGCCGCCCACAGTAAAGAACTGGCCATTGCTGCGGCCAACTTGTCCATCCTCACCGGAAATGCGGGTCGGGAAGGTTCTGGGCTCTACCTGTGCGGAGAAAAATCGAACAGCCAGGGCGCTATTGATCTCGCCATACTCCCGGAGGCAGGAGCCATGGGAGCCAAGGACATGCTTGAGGCTGCCAGAAATGGCAATCTCTCTGCACTCTATGTCGTGGGAGAAGACCTGCTTACCTCCTACCCCGATCGCGATAAGGTAGAAGCCGCTCTGAAAGGTTTGTCCTTTCTCGTCGTGCAGGATATCTTCCTGTCACCGACAGCTCAGCAGGCCGATGTGGTTCTGCCCGCGTCCTCCTTCGCTGAAAAGGATGGGACCTTTACCAATGCGGAGAGGCGTATCCAGCGTGTTCGCAAGGGTGTTTCCAGCCCCGGTGATGCCAAAACGGATTTTGAGATATTTGAGCTTCTTTCGGCACGCTTTGGGCGCAACATCTCCTATACTGCCCCTGCGGCAGTGTTTGCCGATATTGCGGCCAATGTCGCCGAATACGCCGGCATTCAACTCGATGCTGTCGGACCTCAGGGTGTGGTTTGGGGTGGAGATGATCTGGCTCTTAAGAAGAAGCGTGTTGTCGCCGTTGATGGCCCTGAGGCGCCCCAAGGTGACTTCCTCCTGGTGACGGGGAGCTCCCTCTACCATAGCGGGACAATGTCGACCCGCGCTAAAGGATCTCTCTCGGTTGTGGCCGAGCCCTATATTGAATTCGGGCAAGAGGACGCCAAAAAACTTCAGGTTACAGATGGTGATGTGGTGACTGTTAAAGCAGAAGGCGGACAGATCAAGTTGAAAGCCAAAGTTGATCGGCGTCTTCCTCAGGGTGTGGTCTTTGCGCCGTACCACTTTGCCTCGGCTGAAATCAATCGTATTTACAAAGGGGCATCTGCTGTTGCCGTGGAGTTAAGCAAATAA
- a CDS encoding tetratricopeptide repeat protein — MECPQCKASVSAKARYCEQCGINLEQNVEFLHEKALELYHRGMIDEALRLWDNAISRNPHFAKGFYYKGLALYDRGDLQDAVAAFHEALKDSEKSFRVHFKLGMAQYGLGDLDASIQSYLDALNLNPGSAETHYRLGLSYLRNSDLERAEKALTEAIKINPKYTRALYILGIVYSQKGDADQAIQQFETVVKISPSYTAARFDLGMAFYRAGRLDEAVEQFQKTAEANDRFAPAHYMLGEVFRKTGHFDLAISAYNQAVQLNVKDVDTYVRLAECNLQLDMIDAARVVIEKALQFNPQHREAKYLKQHIGEMTTPHKPGF; from the coding sequence ATGGAGTGCCCACAGTGTAAAGCCAGCGTTTCAGCTAAGGCGAGGTACTGTGAACAGTGCGGGATCAATTTGGAACAAAATGTTGAATTTCTGCACGAGAAAGCACTCGAACTTTATCACCGAGGAATGATTGACGAGGCTTTACGGCTTTGGGATAACGCGATAAGTCGTAACCCACATTTTGCTAAAGGATTCTATTACAAAGGGCTGGCTTTATATGATCGGGGCGATTTGCAGGATGCCGTCGCGGCCTTTCATGAAGCTCTGAAAGATAGTGAAAAAAGTTTCAGGGTTCATTTCAAACTAGGCATGGCCCAATACGGGTTGGGCGACCTTGATGCCAGCATTCAAAGCTACCTGGATGCGCTGAATCTCAACCCCGGGAGTGCTGAAACCCATTATCGACTCGGCTTGTCTTATCTCAGGAATTCAGATCTTGAGAGAGCTGAAAAGGCTTTAACCGAAGCGATTAAGATAAATCCTAAATACACGCGAGCCCTTTATATACTGGGAATCGTTTACTCCCAGAAGGGGGATGCCGATCAGGCTATCCAGCAGTTTGAAACAGTAGTGAAGATCAGTCCTTCCTACACTGCCGCTCGATTTGACCTGGGTATGGCTTTTTACCGGGCAGGACGCCTTGACGAGGCTGTAGAACAGTTCCAAAAAACAGCTGAAGCAAATGATCGTTTTGCCCCAGCCCATTACATGTTGGGCGAAGTTTTTCGAAAAACTGGACATTTTGATTTAGCCATAAGCGCCTATAATCAAGCAGTTCAACTTAATGTCAAAGATGTTGATACCTATGTTCGGCTGGCTGAATGCAATTTACAGCTAGATATGATAGATGCTGCCAGGGTCGTGATTGAAAAAGCATTGCAATTTAACCCTCAGCATCGTGAAGCCAAGTACTTGAAGCAGCATATTGGAGAGATGACCACGCCCCATAAGCCTGGTTTTTAA
- the nuoH gene encoding NADH-quinone oxidoreductase subunit NuoH produces MPEVLSLSNNVPLFLAAMMVKILAVFVVLILIVAYATWVERKVIGHMQTRLGPMQTGWHGLLQPIADGLKLFFKEDIVPAEASKVAFILAPMMILVPAFITVAVVPFGPDIEVFGYLVPLQITDLNVGILYVLAMAGLGVYGIVLAGWASNSKYSLLGGIRSSAQMVSYELAAGLSIVAVFMLAETLSLRGIVEAQAGSHPLFSFLPNWYILSQPLAFGLFVVGSLAEINRTPFDLPEAETELVSGFCTEYSSMKYALFFMAEYANMVVISAIAATLFLGGWAGPFPGPINLLLKVFAFMFFFIWLRATMPRVRYDQLMFIGWKVFIPLALANVVVTGIVVLMMQ; encoded by the coding sequence ATGCCTGAAGTGTTGAGCCTCTCAAACAATGTCCCGCTGTTTCTTGCCGCGATGATGGTCAAGATTCTAGCAGTGTTCGTGGTGCTTATTCTTATTGTTGCCTATGCAACCTGGGTTGAGCGCAAGGTGATTGGTCATATGCAGACCAGACTGGGCCCCATGCAGACTGGTTGGCATGGTTTGCTGCAGCCGATTGCAGACGGCCTCAAACTTTTCTTCAAAGAAGATATTGTCCCGGCGGAGGCATCCAAGGTTGCCTTCATTCTCGCGCCGATGATGATCCTGGTACCTGCCTTCATTACCGTGGCGGTCGTGCCGTTCGGCCCGGATATTGAAGTTTTTGGCTACCTGGTTCCCCTACAGATTACCGATCTTAATGTCGGCATACTGTACGTCCTGGCTATGGCCGGACTGGGTGTTTACGGTATTGTCCTGGCGGGGTGGGCATCCAACAGCAAATACTCTCTGCTTGGCGGCATCCGCTCCTCAGCTCAGATGGTCTCCTACGAATTGGCGGCTGGACTGTCAATTGTCGCCGTCTTCATGCTGGCTGAGACTTTGAGTCTGCGAGGAATCGTCGAAGCTCAGGCTGGTTCGCACCCACTCTTTTCCTTCCTGCCGAATTGGTACATTCTGTCCCAGCCTCTGGCCTTCGGTCTCTTCGTTGTCGGTTCACTGGCTGAAATAAACAGGACGCCATTTGACCTGCCTGAGGCAGAAACAGAGCTGGTTTCCGGTTTCTGTACCGAATACTCCTCCATGAAATACGCTCTGTTTTTCATGGCAGAGTACGCCAACATGGTGGTGATCTCGGCTATTGCAGCTACCCTGTTTCTCGGTGGCTGGGCCGGACCCTTCCCGGGGCCGATCAACCTGCTGCTCAAGGTTTTTGCTTTCATGTTCTTCTTCATCTGGCTGCGAGCAACCATGCCGAGGGTGCGTTATGACCAATTGATGTTCATCGGCTGGAAGGTGTTCATCCCTCTGGCGCTGGCAAACGTCGTTGTTACCGGCATCGTCGTTCTCATGATGCAGTAA
- the nuoI gene encoding NADH-quinone oxidoreductase subunit NuoI: MFKEFIKGLSITFKHMLPGNSTTVQYPKERLPTSDRFRGLHRLVPAHEREKCVACYLCPTVCPAKCITVESAENEKGEKYPKVYQIDLLRCIFCGYCVEACPVEALEMTGEYELANYKRENFTYTKERLLK, encoded by the coding sequence ATGTTCAAAGAGTTTATAAAAGGTCTGAGCATCACCTTCAAGCATATGCTGCCGGGAAATTCAACTACGGTTCAATATCCGAAGGAAAGACTGCCCACTTCGGACCGTTTCCGCGGTTTGCATCGACTGGTTCCGGCTCACGAGCGCGAAAAGTGTGTCGCCTGTTATCTCTGCCCAACGGTTTGCCCGGCTAAGTGCATTACCGTTGAATCGGCTGAAAACGAGAAGGGTGAAAAATACCCCAAAGTTTACCAGATCGATCTGTTGCGCTGTATCTTCTGTGGCTACTGCGTGGAAGCCTGCCCAGTGGAGGCGCTGGAGATGACTGGTGAATATGAGCTGGCCAACTACAAGCGGGAAAATTTCACTTACACCAAAGAGCGACTTCTCAAGTAA
- a CDS encoding NADH-quinone oxidoreductase subunit J, whose translation MELFFFSLVAFVAVLSGVMVVTCKSPINSALSLVMTFICLATFYIMLNAPFMAAIQIMVYAGAIIVLIIFVIMLLNLGTATMKKTSHSLAWSGLVALLLFIQAAVFLKNSNVAAQTGEITNELVNKVGHTELLGLSLFTEFLLPFEIASILLLVAIVGALVLAKKEV comes from the coding sequence ATGGAACTTTTCTTTTTCTCTCTGGTCGCCTTTGTTGCGGTCCTTTCCGGGGTGATGGTGGTTACCTGCAAGAGCCCTATCAACAGTGCTCTTTCTCTGGTTATGACCTTCATATGCCTCGCAACGTTTTACATCATGCTAAATGCCCCCTTCATGGCAGCCATTCAGATCATGGTCTATGCCGGCGCTATCATCGTGCTGATCATCTTTGTCATTATGCTGCTCAACCTTGGCACTGCCACGATGAAAAAGACCTCACATAGTCTCGCCTGGTCTGGTTTGGTTGCCTTGCTTCTTTTCATTCAGGCGGCTGTTTTTCTCAAAAACAGCAATGTCGCCGCCCAGACTGGCGAGATAACCAATGAATTGGTGAATAAGGTCGGCCACACTGAACTGTTGGGCCTGAGTCTTTTTACCGAGTTTCTTCTCCCTTTTGAAATTGCATCGATCCTGCTCCTCGTTGCCATTGTAGGTGCGTTGGTGCTGGCCAAAAAAGAAGTTTAG
- the nuoK gene encoding NADH-quinone oxidoreductase subunit NuoK, with translation MITVHHYLTISAILFSLGTFGVLTRKNAIVVFMCIELMLNGVNLSFIALSHHLGNMDGQVFVFFVMAVAASEAAIGLALMIAFFRNKESIEVEDFNLLKW, from the coding sequence ATGATAACCGTTCACCATTACCTTACTATAAGTGCGATCCTGTTTTCACTCGGTACCTTTGGGGTGCTGACCAGGAAAAATGCCATCGTTGTTTTCATGTGCATTGAACTGATGCTCAATGGTGTCAATCTTTCATTTATCGCGCTTTCCCATCACCTTGGAAATATGGATGGCCAGGTCTTTGTTTTCTTTGTCATGGCCGTGGCCGCTTCAGAGGCTGCCATAGGGCTCGCCCTTATGATTGCCTTTTTCCGCAACAAAGAGTCCATTGAGGTGGAAGACTTCAACCTTCTTAAATGGTAA
- the nuoL gene encoding NADH-quinone oxidoreductase subunit L, whose protein sequence is MYDKLWLIPFFPLLGSIINGLFGSKIKNEKVIGGIGTLAIASSFVVSTSYFFQLLKDPVKVHENVIASWMSVGNLQVDWGFLLDPLSALMIMVVTGVGSLIHLYSIGYMHGEDGYFRYFSYLNLFAFSMLMLVLGNNALVMFIGWEGVGLCSYLLIGYYYQKKSAGDAAKKAFVVNRIGDFGFLVALFVLFWTLGNDHGVWTVNFVEIAKHGHLLGTGSVVVTLVTLCFFLGATGKSAQIPLYTWLPDAMEGPTPVSALIHAATMVTAGVYMIGRMNGLFAMAPDTMMVIAIVGAATAIFAASIGLAQNDIKRVLAYSTVSQLGYMFLAMGVGAFTAGVFHLMTHAFFKACLFLGSGSVIHAMHHAYHHAHVHDDPQDMRNMGGLAKKMPITYLTFLVSTIAIAGIPGFSGFFSKDEILWWAFGSTRGHWLLWLVGAFAAGMTAFYMFRLVFMTFHGKQRTHVKAKDHIHESPLVITIPLMVLGVLAVIGGFVGVPAVIGELFGHFPNKIEHFLAPVFAATQEAHHISAHGSHALEYGLMGISVGIALVGIIGAWFLYLAKPELPGKFVAAFQGLHRAVFNKWYVDELYDALFVNPTKKAGTFFWKGFDVVVVDGIVNGLGRLVNLCSRGLRLTQTGFVHNYALSMVVGVVIIVGYYVFK, encoded by the coding sequence ATGTACGACAAACTGTGGCTTATACCATTCTTTCCCTTGCTGGGGTCCATTATCAACGGACTTTTCGGCTCGAAGATCAAGAATGAGAAGGTGATCGGGGGCATCGGAACCCTGGCCATTGCTTCGTCTTTCGTGGTCTCAACCAGTTATTTCTTTCAGCTTCTCAAGGATCCCGTTAAGGTTCATGAGAATGTGATCGCCTCCTGGATGTCCGTCGGCAATCTGCAGGTGGATTGGGGTTTTCTCCTCGACCCCCTGTCCGCCCTCATGATCATGGTCGTCACCGGGGTGGGGTCACTGATCCATTTATACTCAATCGGCTACATGCATGGAGAAGACGGTTACTTCAGGTATTTTTCTTACTTGAACCTCTTCGCGTTCTCCATGCTGATGCTTGTCCTTGGCAATAACGCTCTGGTTATGTTTATCGGTTGGGAAGGTGTTGGACTCTGTTCCTACCTGCTGATCGGCTATTATTACCAGAAGAAAAGCGCTGGCGACGCTGCCAAAAAAGCCTTTGTCGTTAACCGCATTGGCGACTTCGGCTTTCTTGTGGCCCTTTTTGTACTGTTCTGGACGCTTGGTAACGACCATGGTGTATGGACGGTCAACTTCGTAGAAATTGCCAAGCATGGCCATCTTTTGGGCACCGGTAGCGTTGTAGTCACTCTCGTTACGCTCTGCTTTTTCCTGGGAGCCACCGGAAAATCAGCGCAGATTCCCCTATATACCTGGTTGCCTGACGCTATGGAAGGCCCCACACCGGTTTCCGCACTGATTCATGCCGCAACCATGGTTACTGCCGGCGTCTACATGATCGGGCGCATGAACGGCCTGTTCGCCATGGCACCTGATACCATGATGGTCATCGCGATTGTCGGAGCGGCAACGGCTATTTTTGCTGCCAGCATCGGCCTCGCACAGAACGACATCAAGCGCGTTCTTGCTTACTCCACGGTTTCTCAGCTCGGGTACATGTTCCTTGCTATGGGGGTTGGCGCCTTCACGGCCGGGGTTTTTCACCTGATGACGCACGCCTTTTTCAAGGCATGTCTCTTTCTTGGGTCCGGCTCGGTCATTCACGCCATGCATCATGCTTATCATCATGCTCATGTTCATGATGATCCTCAGGATATGCGTAACATGGGCGGCCTTGCCAAAAAAATGCCCATCACCTATTTAACCTTCCTCGTGTCCACTATTGCCATTGCAGGTATTCCAGGTTTTTCCGGCTTCTTTTCAAAAGACGAAATTCTCTGGTGGGCTTTCGGATCGACCCGCGGTCACTGGTTGCTCTGGTTGGTTGGCGCCTTCGCTGCCGGTATGACGGCGTTTTATATGTTCCGCCTGGTGTTCATGACTTTTCACGGCAAACAACGAACTCATGTCAAGGCCAAAGACCACATCCATGAGTCTCCCCTGGTGATCACTATTCCTCTGATGGTCCTTGGCGTGCTTGCTGTTATTGGGGGTTTCGTCGGTGTTCCGGCGGTCATCGGTGAATTGTTCGGCCACTTCCCCAATAAAATTGAACACTTTCTGGCCCCTGTTTTTGCTGCTACCCAGGAGGCTCACCATATTTCAGCCCACGGATCGCATGCGCTTGAATATGGCTTGATGGGAATATCCGTTGGCATTGCTCTGGTTGGTATCATAGGCGCATGGTTCCTCTATCTGGCTAAACCCGAACTCCCCGGGAAGTTTGTGGCTGCCTTTCAGGGCCTGCACCGCGCAGTATTCAACAAATGGTATGTTGATGAACTTTATGACGCTCTTTTTGTCAACCCGACCAAAAAGGCCGGCACCTTTTTCTGGAAAGGTTTTGACGTAGTCGTTGTCGACGGGATCGTTAACGGACTAGGTCGCCTTGTCAACCTTTGCTCCAGAGGGTTGCGCCTCACCCAGACCGGCTTTGTTCACAATTATGCTTTGAGCATGGTTGTCGGTGTCGTCATCATTGTTGGCTATTACGTCTTCAAGTAA
- a CDS encoding NADH-quinone oxidoreductase subunit M, with protein MTEHLLSLMTFFPLVGMLALLFIPKENGGLLKGFTLVVTLITFFISLPLAFDDVFKTSAAMHYTEFARWISIGDYFQMNYNVGVDGISLWLVLLTTFIMPIAILSTWRAVEKNTKGYMAVMLLLETAMLGAFISLDLFLFYIFWELMLIPMYFMIGIWGGKNRIYAAVKFFIFTAVGSLLMLVAIIFVYYQATTAGLADNGFAIADFYKLSLDPGLQKWLFLAFAFSFAIKVPMFPVHTWLPDAHTEAPTAGSVILAAILLKMGTYGYVRFAMPLFPEATHQFIPFLSLLAVIGIIYGALVAMMQDDVKKLVAYSSVSHLGFVMLGIFALNMQGVAGGMLQMINHGISTGALFLIVGFIYERRHTRAIAEFGGIAKVMPVFATIFMIVTFSSVGLPGTNGFVGEFLILMGAFESELRWYGVFATTGVIFAAVYMLWMFQRVMFGEVKNPENAKLKDLSLREVVIMLPLLLFVFWIGVYPNTFLDKMNPAIEQFIEQVNGKQQVAIVEQVSPQYYGEEK; from the coding sequence ATGACCGAACATCTTCTCAGCCTGATGACCTTCTTCCCACTCGTTGGGATGCTGGCTCTGCTGTTCATTCCTAAGGAAAACGGCGGCCTGCTCAAAGGTTTTACGCTGGTGGTGACTCTGATCACCTTTTTCATCAGCTTGCCGCTTGCTTTTGACGACGTTTTCAAGACCTCGGCAGCCATGCACTACACCGAGTTTGCGCGGTGGATCAGCATTGGTGATTACTTTCAAATGAACTACAACGTCGGTGTTGACGGGATTAGCCTTTGGCTGGTTCTCCTCACCACCTTCATCATGCCAATCGCAATTCTCTCCACCTGGCGGGCTGTCGAAAAGAATACCAAAGGGTATATGGCTGTCATGCTGCTTCTCGAGACAGCCATGCTTGGAGCTTTCATTTCCCTGGACCTTTTCCTTTTCTACATCTTCTGGGAACTGATGCTCATCCCGATGTATTTCATGATCGGTATCTGGGGAGGCAAAAACCGCATCTATGCTGCTGTAAAGTTCTTTATCTTTACGGCGGTCGGTTCACTGCTCATGCTGGTAGCCATTATCTTTGTTTACTATCAGGCCACCACCGCAGGCCTTGCAGATAACGGCTTTGCCATTGCAGACTTCTACAAGTTGTCCCTTGATCCTGGGCTTCAAAAGTGGCTCTTTCTGGCATTTGCTTTCAGCTTTGCCATTAAGGTCCCTATGTTTCCTGTTCACACCTGGTTGCCTGATGCGCACACCGAAGCACCCACCGCAGGCTCGGTTATCCTGGCCGCCATCCTGCTCAAAATGGGAACTTACGGGTATGTGCGTTTCGCCATGCCGCTTTTCCCCGAAGCAACACACCAGTTTATCCCCTTTTTGTCCCTCCTGGCTGTCATCGGTATCATTTACGGGGCCTTGGTGGCGATGATGCAGGATGATGTTAAAAAACTGGTCGCCTATTCCTCGGTATCTCACCTTGGTTTTGTCATGCTCGGCATCTTCGCCCTGAACATGCAGGGTGTGGCTGGCGGTATGCTGCAGATGATCAATCATGGTATCTCCACAGGGGCGCTGTTCCTTATCGTCGGCTTTATTTATGAACGCCGTCATACGCGGGCCATTGCGGAATTCGGCGGCATCGCCAAGGTCATGCCGGTCTTTGCCACTATATTCATGATCGTAACTTTCTCTTCCGTAGGGCTACCTGGCACAAATGGATTTGTCGGTGAATTCCTGATCCTCATGGGAGCCTTCGAAAGTGAATTGAGGTGGTACGGAGTATTCGCCACAACGGGTGTTATTTTTGCTGCGGTCTATATGCTCTGGATGTTCCAGAGGGTCATGTTCGGCGAGGTCAAGAATCCTGAAAACGCCAAGCTTAAGGATCTTTCCCTGCGTGAAGTTGTCATTATGCTTCCGCTTCTGCTCTTCGTTTTCTGGATCGGGGTATATCCCAATACCTTCCTGGATAAGATGAATCCCGCCATCGAACAGTTCATTGAGCAGGTTAATGGGAAGCAGCAGGTCGCTATTGTGGAGCAAGTTTCACCACAGTATTACGGCGAGGAAAAATAA
- a CDS encoding NADH-quinone oxidoreductase subunit N, protein MENLVQQAIQSVNIGAIMPSLVLTCFGMATLLISVFSRRGQTTHVAWISVLGIIVTGFYSLAAWNNPQTGFYDSVILDNYATFFNITFLIAAGLTILMSDDYLKREGYPIGEYYPLILFTTAGAMWMASGNDLLTVFLGLEVLSISLYALAGLFRGQLQSNEAGLKYFLLGAFSTGFLLYGIALTYGVTGTTKIQAIADYFAANPQALTSPMAIAGMLLISIGFLFKVAAAPFHMWTPDVYQGAPTPITAFMSAGPKAAAFAAFIRVLTIGMEGMETDWTALLWVLAVLTMIVGNFIAIYQTNLKRMLAYSSIAHAGYALVGLVAANEIGISGILFYMLAYTFMNIGAFAVLVLAGKTGEENLTLQGFAGFGFKRPMLGVAMTIFLISLMGIPPTAGFSGKFFIFAGAVKAGYVWLAVLGVLNSAVSLYYYLRVIVYMYFKNPEEDFSWVKIHAGAAVSIIIAIVGVLYLGILPGSVMELAKLATF, encoded by the coding sequence ATGGAAAATCTGGTGCAACAAGCCATTCAGTCCGTAAATATCGGGGCTATCATGCCATCACTGGTCTTGACCTGTTTTGGTATGGCAACCCTGCTTATAAGCGTTTTTTCCCGCCGGGGTCAAACAACGCACGTCGCCTGGATATCGGTTCTTGGTATCATTGTTACGGGTTTTTATTCTCTGGCAGCCTGGAACAATCCCCAGACTGGTTTCTATGACAGCGTTATCCTGGATAATTATGCCACCTTTTTTAATATCACCTTCCTGATTGCGGCTGGATTGACCATCCTGATGTCGGATGATTATCTCAAGCGTGAAGGGTATCCCATTGGCGAATATTATCCCCTGATACTGTTTACCACGGCCGGTGCCATGTGGATGGCCTCCGGAAACGACCTGTTGACCGTGTTTCTTGGTCTTGAGGTCCTGTCCATCTCCCTTTACGCCCTTGCTGGTTTGTTCCGTGGCCAGCTTCAATCCAACGAAGCCGGCCTTAAATACTTCCTTCTGGGGGCGTTTTCCACGGGCTTTCTGCTCTACGGCATAGCCCTTACCTACGGTGTGACCGGGACTACCAAAATACAAGCGATTGCTGATTATTTTGCCGCGAATCCGCAGGCCCTGACCAGCCCAATGGCCATTGCCGGCATGCTTCTCATCAGCATCGGTTTTCTTTTCAAAGTGGCCGCCGCTCCTTTCCATATGTGGACCCCTGATGTCTATCAGGGTGCCCCTACTCCCATTACCGCCTTCATGAGTGCCGGCCCTAAAGCAGCAGCCTTTGCCGCTTTTATTCGGGTGCTCACCATCGGAATGGAAGGGATGGAGACCGATTGGACTGCCTTACTGTGGGTTCTGGCCGTGCTGACCATGATAGTCGGCAACTTTATTGCCATCTATCAAACCAACCTCAAACGCATGCTGGCCTATTCCTCCATTGCCCACGCCGGCTACGCTCTGGTTGGTCTGGTGGCGGCCAATGAAATTGGCATCTCCGGCATCCTTTTTTACATGCTGGCCTATACCTTCATGAATATTGGCGCCTTCGCCGTGCTGGTTCTCGCTGGCAAAACAGGCGAAGAAAACCTTACCCTTCAAGGTTTTGCAGGCTTCGGTTTCAAGCGTCCCATGCTGGGTGTAGCCATGACCATCTTCTTGATCTCTCTGATGGGCATTCCCCCCACCGCAGGGTTCTCTGGTAAATTCTTTATCTTTGCCGGCGCCGTCAAGGCTGGGTATGTCTGGCTGGCTGTCCTTGGTGTACTGAATTCCGCTGTTTCTCTTTATTATTACCTCCGGGTGATTGTTTATATGTACTTCAAGAACCCTGAAGAGGATTTCAGCTGGGTCAAGATCCACGCTGGCGCGGCTGTATCGATTATCATCGCAATCGTGGGTGTTCTCTACCTTGGAATTTTGCCTGGGTCTGTGATGGAATTGGCTAAACTGGCAACCTTCTAA